One region of Diabrotica undecimpunctata isolate CICGRU chromosome 6, icDiaUnde3, whole genome shotgun sequence genomic DNA includes:
- the LOC140444542 gene encoding uncharacterized protein, producing the protein MDESGFSTVPNRPPKVLSTKGKRYVNKISSAERGTNVTVVCTVSASGQNISHAFIYPSKRMKTELLDGAPSLSIGMVSDNSFINQNLFVKYTTHFRDRAKPTKEQPVLLIMDNHTSHCSIAANYFFRQYNIIVLTLSPHSSYRMQPLDKCFLGPLKKFYSDECEKWLTNHPGRVITVYQIASIFAPAFFKAATIMNAIEGF; encoded by the coding sequence ATGGATGAATCGGGATTTTCCACTGTCCCAAACAGGCCTCCTAAAGTTTTGTCTACAAAAGGAAAAAggtatgtcaataaaatatctagCGCAGAACGGGGAACCAATGTTACTGTTGTATGCACAGTGAGTGCTAGTGGACAGAATATTTCTCATGCATTTATATATCCAAGTAAAAGAATGAAGACAGAACTTTTGGATGGAGCTCCATCATTATCAATTGGAATGGTATCCGACAATAGTTTCATCAATCAGAACCTATTTGTTAAATATACTACACATTTTAGAGATCGCGCTAAGCCGACAAAGGAACAACCAGTACTATTGATAATGGATAATCACACTTCCCATTGTTCCATTGcagcaaattatttttttcgaCAATATAACATTATCGTATTAACACTTTCTCCTCATAGTAGTTACCGCATGCAGCCACTTGACAAATGTTTCTTGGGCCCGCTAAAAAAGTTTTATTCCGACGAATGTGAAAAATGGCTGACGAATCATCCAGGGCGGGTAATTACGGTTTACCAAATTGCTTCAATATTTGCTCCTGCATTCTTTAAAGCTGCTACTATAATGAATGCAATTGAAGGTTTTTAA